One segment of Rhodopirellula baltica SH 1 DNA contains the following:
- a CDS encoding serine/threonine protein kinase — protein MTETLSPVAVFREAALRSDLLKAEQWERAAKEVKQNLASEDRLNPELVCEEMSKVLVRDRILTPYQSQQIRAGRTKLTLGNYVITEFLGQGGMGQVFGGVHKIMGRQCAIKVLPLQKSDPLSLESFAREIRLQSNLDSPYLVRAFDAGKDGKVHYLVTEYVPGTDLRRLVREHGRLSMQQAASIIAQAAAGLAYAHESGLVHRDVKPANIMVTPDGHAKVSDVGLAALSFGPDDDPRAGMVVGTADYLSPEQIRTPDQVGPPSDIYSLGCTLYYACTGAVPFPGGDSKSKCRRHLNEMPLKPTQHAPELSEAFVDTIADMMEKEVSRRITTAAEVVMRLSPWATMDADTNDSGSIQIGEGMRPVAIPAAGIPSPEDSFGESMLDEMSWDNVGSAVSAPDSTTSSTNSVVTPPPPPRDPPAESPTPAVSHTAGILTPTWLVSILLFTAIGFLFGYLTARGVLF, from the coding sequence ATGACCGAGACGCTTTCCCCCGTCGCCGTTTTTCGCGAAGCCGCCTTGAGATCTGATTTGCTCAAAGCGGAGCAGTGGGAACGCGCTGCCAAAGAGGTCAAACAAAACCTCGCCAGCGAAGACCGCTTGAATCCCGAACTGGTCTGCGAGGAAATGTCCAAGGTGCTGGTTCGTGACCGAATCTTGACGCCTTACCAATCCCAACAAATCCGGGCTGGACGAACAAAACTGACGTTGGGCAACTACGTCATCACCGAGTTCCTTGGCCAAGGTGGCATGGGGCAGGTCTTTGGTGGCGTGCACAAAATCATGGGCCGACAATGTGCGATCAAGGTTCTGCCGCTACAAAAGTCAGACCCACTGAGCCTCGAAAGTTTTGCTCGTGAAATTCGGCTTCAGTCGAACCTCGACAGTCCCTACTTGGTGCGGGCCTTTGACGCGGGCAAAGATGGCAAGGTTCATTACCTAGTCACCGAGTACGTCCCGGGTACCGATCTGCGACGTTTGGTTCGTGAGCACGGGCGACTGTCGATGCAACAAGCCGCATCAATCATTGCTCAAGCCGCCGCGGGACTCGCCTACGCCCATGAATCCGGTTTGGTCCATCGCGATGTGAAACCAGCCAACATCATGGTCACTCCCGACGGTCACGCAAAAGTATCCGACGTTGGATTGGCGGCTTTGTCATTCGGTCCAGATGATGACCCGCGGGCCGGTATGGTGGTTGGAACGGCGGACTATTTGTCGCCCGAACAAATTCGAACGCCCGATCAAGTCGGTCCGCCCAGCGATATCTATTCGCTCGGTTGCACGCTGTACTACGCCTGCACCGGCGCCGTGCCATTTCCCGGTGGGGATTCGAAATCGAAATGTCGCCGGCATCTGAATGAGATGCCGCTCAAACCAACTCAGCACGCACCGGAACTCAGCGAAGCGTTTGTCGACACCATCGCAGACATGATGGAAAAGGAAGTGTCTCGGCGAATCACCACCGCAGCGGAAGTCGTGATGCGTCTGAGTCCTTGGGCGACAATGGATGCGGACACCAACGATTCAGGATCGATCCAAATCGGCGAAGGCATGCGTCCGGTCGCGATTCCCGCCGCCGGCATCCCAAGCCCAGAGGACTCATTTGGCGAATCGATGCTCGACGAAATGAGCTGGGACAACGTTGGATCGGCGGTATCGGCCCCAGACTCAACCACATCGAGCACCAACTCGGTCGTCACGCCACCTCCGCCGCCTCGAGATCCTCCGGCGGAGTCGCCCACGCCCGCCGTTTCGCACACAGCCGGAATTTTGACTCCCACGTGGTTGGTCAGCATCCTCCTTTTCACCGCGATCGGTTTCCTATTTGGATACCTCACCGCTCGCGGCGTGCTGTTCTGA
- a CDS encoding PSD1 and planctomycete cytochrome C domain-containing protein: protein MQRIAICGVVLMMLLGPVTARSEDEVDHRDTAQPTQDSLNFFESKIRPLLIDHCYECHGEDSQESELRVDTLAGMLTGGLAGASLVPGKPASSLLVTAVRYQDNDLKMPPDEKLSDVQVADIIRWVEMGAPHPDTNTVGPIVQRGEVDLDQGRKHWAFQPPIKATPPIGDALTDAPNPIDAFVLARLRAEGLRPNAPADKRTLLRRVTFDLIGLPPTPEEIDSFLSDSSSDAFAKVVDRLLASPQYGERWARHWLDVARYADSNGLDENVVHGNAWRYRDYVVRSLNGDKPYNQFVVEQLAGDLLDSGNDVDLRHDRLVATGFLVLGPKVLAEQDEAKMEMDIIDEQIDTVGRSLMGLTLGCARCHTHKFDPISHHDYYGLAGIFQSTQTMDSYKTVAEWHENSIETPEQAAELKQHQQKIADQEKLIAEKFTHAKSELEPPSDAAAKPDELEKRFSEETRAELKTLRDELERLKEETPELPSAMGVVDGDIADTAVHLRGSHLTLGDVVPRRFPEVLMSDDDPSIPADQSGRLEFARWLTNGRHPLTARVMVNRLWRGHFGKGLVPTVDNFGLKGSSPTHPELLDWLAVRFVEEGWSIKAMHRMMVLSQTYQQSSDFDASNAELDPSNQFYWRFSVRRLEAEAIRDGLLAVSGQLDWTTGGNIMPYKNREYVFNHTSQDKSRYDSKRRSIYVPVIRNHLYDMFQLFDYTDASVLDGDRNTSTIAPQALYLMNSEMVSDLTFAMADRLLNEDTDSVQRIQRLYLEAYGRPPRDPEISDGVRFLSRFETLQRRGDVESDGNASDPERSAWQAFCQAVVSSSEFVYLR from the coding sequence ATGCAACGCATCGCAATTTGCGGTGTGGTGTTGATGATGCTGTTGGGGCCTGTCACGGCTCGGTCTGAGGATGAGGTCGATCACAGGGACACGGCCCAGCCCACGCAGGATTCCCTGAATTTCTTTGAATCGAAGATTCGTCCGTTGCTGATCGATCACTGTTATGAGTGTCATGGCGAAGACTCTCAGGAATCCGAACTTCGCGTGGACACGTTGGCGGGAATGTTGACCGGTGGATTGGCGGGGGCTTCTTTGGTTCCGGGAAAACCAGCGAGCAGTTTGTTGGTGACTGCTGTTCGCTATCAGGACAATGACCTGAAGATGCCGCCGGACGAGAAATTGTCGGATGTTCAGGTTGCGGACATCATTCGTTGGGTTGAGATGGGAGCACCCCATCCCGACACGAATACTGTCGGACCAATCGTGCAGCGTGGCGAGGTGGACCTGGATCAAGGACGCAAGCACTGGGCGTTTCAACCTCCCATCAAAGCCACTCCGCCGATCGGCGATGCATTGACGGATGCACCGAATCCGATCGATGCGTTTGTGCTGGCGCGACTGCGTGCGGAGGGCCTGCGTCCAAACGCTCCCGCTGATAAACGGACGCTACTTCGGCGCGTCACGTTCGACTTGATCGGTTTGCCGCCGACACCAGAAGAGATCGACTCGTTTCTATCTGATAGCTCGAGCGATGCATTCGCGAAGGTGGTCGATCGATTGCTCGCCTCGCCTCAGTACGGTGAGCGTTGGGCACGACACTGGTTGGATGTTGCTCGCTATGCCGATTCCAACGGGCTCGATGAAAACGTGGTCCATGGAAATGCGTGGCGTTATCGTGATTACGTTGTGCGTTCGCTTAACGGTGACAAACCATACAATCAATTTGTTGTCGAACAGTTGGCGGGTGATTTGCTGGATTCAGGCAATGATGTCGATCTTCGTCACGATCGTCTGGTTGCAACTGGCTTCCTTGTTTTGGGGCCAAAAGTTTTGGCCGAGCAGGATGAAGCCAAGATGGAAATGGACATCATCGATGAACAGATCGATACCGTCGGTCGCAGCCTGATGGGGCTGACACTAGGATGTGCTCGTTGTCACACGCACAAGTTTGATCCGATCAGCCATCACGACTACTACGGGCTGGCCGGAATCTTTCAAAGCACACAGACGATGGACAGCTACAAGACTGTCGCGGAGTGGCATGAGAACTCAATCGAAACACCCGAGCAGGCGGCCGAACTGAAGCAGCATCAACAAAAGATTGCCGATCAAGAAAAGTTGATTGCGGAGAAATTCACGCACGCCAAGTCAGAGCTGGAACCTCCGTCCGATGCTGCGGCTAAGCCGGACGAGCTCGAAAAACGATTCTCGGAAGAAACTCGGGCGGAACTCAAGACGCTCCGTGATGAACTCGAACGTTTGAAAGAGGAAACACCGGAATTGCCATCTGCAATGGGTGTCGTCGATGGTGACATCGCAGATACGGCCGTGCATCTTCGGGGCAGTCACCTGACACTTGGCGATGTCGTCCCGCGACGTTTTCCCGAAGTGTTGATGTCGGACGACGATCCCTCGATCCCTGCTGATCAAAGTGGGCGTCTGGAGTTTGCTCGTTGGCTGACCAATGGGCGTCATCCGCTCACCGCTCGCGTGATGGTCAATCGCTTATGGCGTGGTCACTTTGGCAAAGGCTTGGTTCCAACGGTCGACAATTTTGGTCTGAAAGGCAGTTCACCGACGCACCCTGAATTGCTGGACTGGTTGGCGGTCCGATTTGTCGAGGAAGGTTGGTCGATCAAGGCGATGCACCGAATGATGGTGTTGTCGCAAACCTATCAACAAAGCAGTGACTTCGACGCGTCCAATGCTGAACTAGATCCAAGCAACCAATTCTATTGGCGATTCAGTGTGCGGCGATTGGAAGCCGAAGCCATTCGTGACGGGTTGTTGGCCGTCAGTGGGCAACTCGATTGGACGACCGGTGGCAACATCATGCCGTACAAAAACCGTGAGTATGTGTTCAACCACACCTCGCAGGACAAATCCAGATACGATTCAAAGCGTCGTTCGATCTACGTGCCCGTGATCCGCAATCACCTGTACGACATGTTCCAGTTGTTTGACTACACCGACGCGAGCGTTCTAGACGGCGATCGAAACACCAGCACAATCGCGCCGCAAGCGTTGTATCTGATGAATTCCGAGATGGTGTCTGACCTGACGTTTGCGATGGCGGATCGTTTGCTGAATGAAGACACCGATTCTGTGCAACGAATTCAACGTTTGTACTTGGAAGCTTACGGACGACCACCGCGCGATCCCGAGATTTCCGATGGCGTTCGGTTTCTCTCACGATTCGAGACGCTTCAGCGGCGCGGCGATGTTGAATCGGATGGTAACGCGTCCGATCCGGAACGTTCCGCCTGGCAAGCGTTTTGCCAAGCCGTGGTTTCCTCCAGCGAGTTTGTCTACCTCCGTTGA
- a CDS encoding DUF1501 domain-containing protein: protein MHFSRRQLLQNTAAGFGSLALASLLADDARASSGSAVSSLLGTPHFPPKAKRVIFLFMKGGPSHMDTFDYKPQLQKDDGKPLPFEKPRVQFAPTSNLLASPWKFKQYGESGISVSELFPHVAECVDDLCIINSLHGTNPAHGGASMKLHTGSDVFVRPSMGAWVTYGLGTENQNLPGFITICPTLAHGGTKNWGSAFLPASVSGTPIGNASQPSDQARVKYVQNARLSLDAQRMQLDLTQSMNREFLETTGPDSELEARIQSFELAFRMQTEMPEALDLESETEATHKLYGIDNETTADFGRQCLMARRFAERGVRFVQITHSNTEVQWDQHGNLRKGHTQNAAEVDLPIAGLLTDLKTRGLLDDTLVLWGGEFGRTPTCQGSGQDGRDHNPEGFTMWMAGAGLKTGIQYGATDEYGYYAVENKVHLHDLHATILHLLGLDHEQLAYRHAGRDFRLTDVAGNVVHDLFA from the coding sequence ATGCATTTTTCACGACGACAGCTCTTGCAGAATACCGCCGCGGGATTCGGATCGCTGGCGCTGGCGTCGTTGCTCGCGGACGATGCTCGTGCCTCTAGCGGCAGTGCTGTTTCATCGCTTTTGGGAACTCCACATTTTCCACCAAAAGCGAAACGAGTGATCTTTCTGTTTATGAAAGGTGGCCCGTCGCACATGGACACGTTTGACTACAAGCCGCAATTGCAGAAGGACGATGGCAAGCCATTGCCATTCGAAAAACCTCGCGTGCAGTTTGCTCCGACCAGTAACCTGTTGGCTTCGCCTTGGAAGTTCAAACAATACGGAGAGAGCGGGATCTCGGTCAGTGAATTGTTCCCTCACGTCGCGGAATGCGTGGATGATTTATGCATCATCAATTCGTTGCACGGTACCAACCCAGCCCATGGCGGCGCGAGTATGAAGCTGCACACGGGCAGTGATGTGTTTGTCCGTCCCAGCATGGGGGCTTGGGTGACATATGGCCTCGGTACAGAGAATCAAAATCTGCCGGGGTTCATCACCATTTGTCCAACGTTGGCCCATGGCGGAACGAAGAATTGGGGTTCGGCGTTCCTGCCCGCCAGCGTTTCCGGGACTCCGATAGGCAACGCCAGCCAACCATCCGATCAAGCCCGTGTGAAGTACGTTCAAAACGCTCGTTTGTCGCTGGACGCACAACGCATGCAGTTGGATTTGACGCAATCGATGAACCGAGAATTCTTGGAAACGACCGGTCCGGATTCCGAACTCGAAGCTCGCATTCAGTCTTTTGAGTTGGCATTTCGAATGCAAACGGAGATGCCCGAAGCGTTGGACTTAGAATCCGAAACGGAGGCGACGCACAAGCTTTATGGGATCGACAACGAGACCACGGCGGACTTTGGACGCCAGTGTTTGATGGCACGTCGATTTGCTGAGCGTGGTGTGCGATTCGTCCAAATCACACACAGCAACACGGAAGTGCAATGGGACCAACATGGCAACCTTCGCAAAGGTCACACGCAGAATGCCGCCGAAGTCGACCTGCCGATCGCAGGTTTGCTGACAGACTTGAAGACACGAGGTTTGTTGGACGACACGCTTGTATTGTGGGGAGGCGAATTTGGTCGCACGCCGACGTGCCAGGGGTCTGGACAAGACGGCCGAGACCACAACCCGGAAGGTTTCACGATGTGGATGGCGGGCGCCGGTTTGAAAACTGGCATCCAGTACGGCGCGACGGACGAGTACGGATACTACGCGGTCGAGAACAAAGTCCATCTGCATGATTTACATGCCACGATCTTGCACCTGTTGGGCCTTGATCATGAGCAACTGGCTTATCGCCATGCTGGACGCGATTTTCGCTTGACGGATGTTGCGGGCAACGTCGTCCATGACTTGTTCGCGTAG
- a CDS encoding PEP-CTERM sorting domain-containing protein, whose protein sequence is MIRVLFATLIFVAIGVPSSSGAVALTFNTGTDGFASTNGGTVTNNSGRLQILALGGSNFFENGSRAATLSFMPGTALGDEMALAYSNGGTISFDYSISGDDITWGLAGVPAAGTLLEMQLAVGSGLSSDTEVDLFAFPTIGATTSRTFSVDIVQGSGNQFDGTNGTIQFDNSPDRFFALGLKDQSDLIDNATIFIDNFTVSANASAVPEPSSVAFLAIGGAGLALRRRKSKTNAPQQNAGNILDQSS, encoded by the coding sequence ATGATACGAGTTCTATTTGCGACCCTGATATTTGTGGCGATCGGTGTGCCTTCTTCATCGGGCGCAGTGGCGCTCACCTTTAATACGGGAACAGATGGCTTCGCGAGTACAAACGGAGGTACTGTGACGAACAATTCAGGCAGGCTGCAAATTCTCGCTCTTGGCGGAAGTAACTTTTTTGAGAATGGATCTAGAGCAGCCACTCTCAGCTTCATGCCAGGAACCGCCTTGGGAGACGAGATGGCATTGGCGTACTCGAATGGCGGAACGATCTCCTTCGACTATTCAATTTCCGGAGACGACATCACATGGGGGCTAGCAGGCGTTCCTGCAGCAGGAACCCTTTTAGAGATGCAGCTTGCAGTGGGCTCAGGCTTAAGCTCCGACACAGAAGTTGATCTTTTTGCCTTTCCTACCATTGGGGCAACGACGAGCCGAACCTTTAGCGTTGATATTGTGCAGGGCTCGGGAAACCAATTCGACGGAACGAACGGCACTATCCAATTCGATAACTCGCCGGATCGCTTCTTTGCGTTAGGATTGAAAGACCAAAGCGATCTTATCGACAACGCGACAATCTTCATTGACAACTTCACCGTTTCCGCAAATGCGAGTGCCGTTCCAGAGCCATCGTCGGTGGCCTTCCTCGCGATTGGCGGTGCTGGACTTGCTTTACGCCGTCGCAAATCGAAAACGAATGCTCCGCAACAGAATGCCGGTAACATTTTGGATCAATCGAGCTAA
- a CDS encoding CPBP family intramembrane glutamic endopeptidase, translating to MNRQHTSLTISEATAIFSAATFYLVLLLWFVLPIVRAQAGLHPATHWYLIGYLLFPPMIAYSVWQAHREGANTVAKIMASLRVRPMNQADWFYAVGGVLAVLAGTGSLIAAWFILAQLGLLPPVETAPWCIDMSPLDGRDRLLLFLWIPMFLLNIVGEELLWRGYVQSRLNVPNGWFVIGLLWLAFHIPFGVSTLILSLPLMLILPFIFDRTRNTTVAILIHAMFNGPAFLAAAFGLLPG from the coding sequence ATGAATCGCCAGCACACTTCTCTCACAATCTCGGAAGCAACCGCGATCTTTTCTGCGGCGACCTTTTACCTTGTGCTGCTTCTATGGTTTGTTCTTCCGATAGTGAGAGCCCAGGCAGGACTTCACCCGGCAACCCACTGGTACTTGATCGGGTATCTGTTGTTTCCTCCCATGATCGCCTACTCGGTATGGCAGGCCCACCGAGAAGGAGCCAACACCGTCGCCAAAATCATGGCTTCGCTTCGTGTACGGCCAATGAATCAAGCAGACTGGTTCTACGCAGTTGGTGGCGTACTCGCAGTGCTGGCCGGAACAGGTTCGCTAATCGCTGCATGGTTCATCCTGGCTCAGCTTGGATTGTTGCCGCCGGTTGAAACGGCACCTTGGTGCATCGACATGTCGCCATTGGATGGTCGTGACCGACTGTTGCTTTTCCTTTGGATACCCATGTTTCTGCTGAACATCGTTGGAGAAGAACTGCTGTGGCGAGGCTATGTTCAATCACGCCTCAACGTGCCAAATGGATGGTTCGTGATTGGACTGCTATGGCTCGCCTTCCACATCCCCTTTGGCGTTTCAACGTTAATCCTCTCGTTGCCGCTGATGCTGATCTTGCCATTCATCTTCGATCGAACCCGAAACACGACCGTCGCCATCTTGATCCACGCCATGTTCAACGGCCCCGCCTTCCTGGCCGCTGCGTTTGGTCTTCTGCCAGGTTAG
- a CDS encoding thioredoxin family protein, which yields MTSAVVGATYFCGKTFDTMRFATKCLRKDRDPSSRNRAGIAFPSACSKSPMNHLSPLRIGLLLTIAIICLGGGCSMSEITGSYSEESFDRLIGQDKLVLVKFGSKSCGPCNRLDEELDSIKADPPAGVEIHSLSLCGNQDLARKFKVTGIPRMMLFREGQKLGDHVGYQSEEQIRSWISSQNNIVGDVHSNPFATKAPNGNEVTPQKS from the coding sequence ATGACATCTGCTGTCGTGGGCGCGACCTACTTCTGTGGCAAAACGTTTGACACGATGCGTTTTGCGACCAAGTGTTTGCGAAAGGACCGTGATCCTTCTTCCCGCAACCGTGCGGGGATCGCGTTTCCCTCAGCTTGCTCGAAGTCTCCCATGAACCACCTGTCACCATTGCGCATTGGATTGCTCCTCACAATTGCGATCATTTGTTTGGGCGGCGGTTGCAGCATGTCTGAGATCACAGGCTCATACAGCGAAGAATCGTTTGACCGATTGATTGGTCAGGACAAGTTGGTCTTGGTCAAGTTTGGTTCGAAATCTTGCGGCCCATGCAATCGCTTGGATGAGGAACTGGATTCGATCAAGGCCGATCCTCCGGCGGGTGTGGAGATTCATTCCCTCAGTCTCTGTGGCAACCAAGACCTCGCGCGAAAATTCAAGGTCACCGGCATCCCGCGAATGATGCTGTTTCGCGAAGGGCAAAAGCTCGGCGATCACGTCGGTTATCAATCGGAAGAGCAAATTCGCAGTTGGATCAGCTCACAGAACAACATCGTCGGCGACGTGCATTCGAATCCATTTGCGACCAAAGCCCCAAACGGCAACGAAGTGACGCCGCAAAAATCCTAA